The following are encoded in a window of Sulfitobacter sp. S190 genomic DNA:
- a CDS encoding Re/Si-specific NAD(P)(+) transhydrogenase subunit alpha: MKIGTPKEVFEGEARVAMTPDSALQLQKLGHECVIETGAGALSGFDDQAYKDAGVEVVKTAAALWKAADVVAKVRAPNDAEMKRLRAGQTLISFFSPVADEAKMQAAAKKGATVVAMEMIPRISRAQKMDALSSMANIAGYRAVIEAGNNFGRFFTGQITAAGKVPPAKVLVVGAGVAGLAAIGTSTSLGAITLAFDVRPEVAEQVESMGAEFVYLDFEEEQQDGSSSGGYASVSSPEFREAQLAKFRELAPDVDIVITTALIPNREAPELWTEDMVAAMKPGSVIVDLAAEKGGNCKLTVMDEKIVTDNGVTIIGYTDFPSRMGTQASSLYATNIRHLMTDLTPEKDGVIVHDMEDDVIRGATIAHDKEVTFPPPPPKVAAIAAAPKKEAVKEPTPEEKRAAEVAAFKAQTKSQVTMLGAGAALVLGVGLIPGMPASFMQHFIVFVLSVFIGFQVIWNVAHSLHTPLMAVTNAISSIIILGALIQVGSTSWLITLLAGLGIFMAAVNIFGGFLVTRRMLAMFQKS, from the coding sequence GTGAAGATCGGGACACCTAAAGAGGTATTCGAAGGCGAGGCCCGCGTGGCGATGACGCCCGACAGTGCCCTTCAGCTGCAAAAGCTGGGACACGAATGTGTCATTGAGACGGGCGCGGGTGCGTTGTCCGGGTTTGATGATCAGGCCTACAAGGATGCAGGCGTTGAAGTGGTCAAAACGGCCGCTGCCCTTTGGAAAGCTGCAGATGTAGTGGCCAAGGTGCGGGCCCCGAACGACGCCGAGATGAAGCGCCTGCGCGCAGGCCAGACGCTGATTTCGTTCTTCAGCCCCGTCGCGGACGAAGCAAAGATGCAGGCGGCCGCCAAGAAGGGCGCAACCGTGGTCGCGATGGAAATGATCCCGCGCATCAGCCGGGCGCAGAAGATGGATGCGCTGTCGTCGATGGCCAACATCGCCGGTTACCGCGCCGTGATCGAGGCAGGCAACAATTTCGGTCGCTTTTTCACCGGCCAGATCACCGCTGCGGGCAAGGTACCACCGGCCAAGGTTCTGGTTGTCGGTGCCGGTGTCGCCGGGCTTGCCGCGATCGGCACATCGACCAGCCTTGGCGCGATCACGCTGGCCTTTGACGTGCGGCCCGAAGTGGCCGAACAGGTCGAATCGATGGGCGCGGAGTTTGTCTATCTCGATTTCGAGGAAGAGCAGCAGGATGGCTCCTCCTCGGGGGGGTATGCCTCCGTATCGAGCCCCGAGTTCCGCGAAGCGCAGCTTGCCAAATTCCGCGAGCTGGCGCCCGATGTCGATATCGTTATCACGACAGCGTTGATCCCGAACCGCGAAGCGCCCGAGCTTTGGACGGAAGACATGGTCGCCGCCATGAAGCCCGGATCGGTGATTGTCGATCTGGCGGCTGAAAAGGGTGGGAACTGCAAGCTGACCGTGATGGACGAGAAGATCGTCACCGACAACGGTGTCACCATCATCGGCTACACGGACTTTCCCAGCCGTATGGGCACGCAGGCCTCGAGCCTCTATGCCACGAACATCCGCCATCTGATGACCGATCTTACGCCGGAGAAAGACGGCGTCATCGTGCATGACATGGAAGATGACGTCATTCGCGGGGCGACCATCGCCCATGACAAGGAAGTGACCTTCCCGCCGCCACCGCCCAAGGTCGCCGCGATTGCGGCAGCGCCCAAAAAGGAAGCGGTCAAGGAACCTACTCCGGAAGAAAAGCGTGCCGCGGAAGTGGCGGCTTTCAAGGCGCAGACCAAAAGTCAGGTTACCATGCTGGGCGCGGGTGCCGCGCTGGTGCTGGGTGTGGGTCTGATCCCCGGAATGCCCGCAAGCTTCATGCAGCACTTTATCGTTTTTGTGCTCAGCGTCTTCATCGGTTTCCAGGTGATCTGGAACGTGGCCCATTCGCTGCACACGCCGCTGATGGCCGTGACCAATGCGATTTCGTCGATCATCATTCTGGGGGCGCTCATCCAGGTCGGTTCGACCAGTTGGCTGATCACGCTTTTGGCCGGTTTGGGCATCTTCATGGCGGCCGTAAACATTTTCGGCGGCTTCCTCGTCACCCGGCGCATGCTCGCCATGTTCCAGAAATCCTGA
- a CDS encoding heme-binding protein: MNVSLRKARTVIRKTLEKGREMELKPMSVVVLDAGGHVIAFEREDGAAPGRFAIAHGKAYGAVMLGMAGTAQMARAEQQAYFMAAVNGVYGGQVVPVPGGVLLRSAKGEVVGAVGVTGDTSDNDATAAMAGIEAAKLIGEI; the protein is encoded by the coding sequence ATGAACGTATCCCTGAGAAAAGCGCGGACCGTGATCCGCAAGACCCTTGAGAAGGGGCGCGAGATGGAACTCAAGCCCATGTCGGTGGTCGTGCTGGATGCCGGAGGTCATGTGATTGCCTTTGAGCGCGAGGATGGCGCGGCACCGGGCCGTTTTGCGATTGCGCATGGCAAGGCATATGGAGCGGTGATGCTGGGTATGGCGGGCACAGCGCAGATGGCGCGCGCCGAGCAGCAGGCGTATTTCATGGCGGCCGTGAACGGGGTTTACGGGGGCCAGGTTGTCCCGGTGCCCGGCGGTGTTTTGCTGCGCAGTGCCAAGGGGGAAGTTGTCGGGGCCGTGGGGGTGACCGGTGATACTTCCGACAATGATGCGACCGCCGCGATGGCGGGCATCGAGGCGGCCAAGCTGATCGGTGAGATTTGA
- a CDS encoding REP-associated tyrosine transposase: MTFTIRTLPPGPQHFFTVRLALRGGTSLTDHVAHLRRATRLAQGRHPFRIDAIAVLPDTIHTIWTLPPEDTDFGIRWRMIKGLFSRALPAPEGRSETQLRRGDKGIWQRGYWSHRLRDAADVRAHRQMIYASPVQAGLCAVPRDWPHSSIHRDLRLGRAAITPDHDHPMAHRLPKASQLFGAAGLSH; the protein is encoded by the coding sequence ATGACATTTACGATCCGCACCCTTCCTCCGGGACCACAACACTTCTTTACCGTGCGGCTCGCGCTGCGCGGTGGCACATCCCTGACCGATCATGTCGCGCATCTGCGCCGCGCCACGCGCCTTGCGCAGGGCAGGCATCCGTTCCGGATCGATGCGATCGCCGTACTGCCCGATACAATTCATACGATCTGGACCCTGCCGCCGGAGGATACGGATTTCGGTATAAGGTGGCGCATGATCAAGGGGCTATTCTCGCGTGCCTTGCCCGCACCCGAAGGGCGCAGCGAAACGCAGCTGCGGCGGGGGGACAAGGGGATCTGGCAGCGCGGGTATTGGTCCCACCGACTGCGCGATGCGGCTGACGTGCGGGCCCACCGGCAGATGATCTACGCCAGTCCGGTGCAGGCTGGCCTGTGTGCCGTGCCCCGCGATTGGCCCCACAGCTCGATACACCGCGACCTGCGGCTGGGGCGCGCCGCGATCACACCGGATCACGACCATCCTATGGCCCACCGCCTCCCGAAAGCGTCACAGCTGTTCGGGGCCGCGGGTTTATCGCACTGA
- a CDS encoding gamma-glutamyl-gamma-aminobutyrate hydrolase family protein: MSRPVIGIIGNSYLLNDQYPVHAGGTMNSQAIADVAGCLPLIVPSDPGLAGVEELMQVCDGFLLTGGRPNVHPEEYGEQETEAHGEFDRARDAIALGIVRACVERGQPFLGICRGFQEVNVAMGGSLYPEIRDLPGRMNHRMPPDGTLEEKFELRHDVTFSEGGIFHGVMGAPKVRTNTLHGQGIKEPGARIVIDGHAEDGTPEAIYVEGAPGFTLAVQWHPEYEAAIDPVSRPLFEAFGAAARDWAQGVRAAPLSKAV; this comes from the coding sequence ATGTCCCGCCCGGTCATCGGCATCATCGGCAACAGCTATTTGTTGAACGACCAGTATCCCGTTCATGCAGGGGGTACGATGAACAGCCAGGCAATTGCCGATGTGGCGGGGTGTCTGCCCTTGATCGTGCCTTCGGATCCCGGTCTGGCGGGTGTCGAGGAGTTGATGCAGGTGTGCGACGGTTTTTTGCTCACCGGCGGGCGCCCCAACGTGCACCCTGAGGAATACGGAGAGCAGGAAACCGAGGCGCACGGCGAGTTCGATCGTGCCCGAGACGCGATTGCGCTGGGTATCGTGCGGGCCTGTGTCGAGCGGGGACAGCCGTTTTTGGGCATTTGCCGCGGGTTTCAGGAGGTCAACGTGGCGATGGGCGGGTCCCTTTACCCTGAAATTCGCGATCTGCCGGGGCGGATGAACCACCGCATGCCCCCCGACGGGACGCTGGAGGAGAAATTCGAGCTGCGCCACGATGTGACGTTTTCCGAAGGCGGCATTTTCCACGGCGTCATGGGGGCGCCCAAGGTGCGCACGAATACATTGCACGGGCAGGGGATCAAGGAACCCGGCGCGCGGATCGTGATTGACGGGCATGCGGAGGACGGGACGCCGGAGGCCATCTATGTCGAGGGAGCGCCGGGGTTCACCTTGGCCGTTCAGTGGCATCCCGAATACGAGGCTGCCATCGACCCGGTATCGCGCCCGTTGTTCGAGGCCTTTGGCGCGGCGGCGCGGGACTGGGCCCAGGGCGTGCGCGCCGCGCCGCTGTCAAAAGCGGTCTGA
- the pepN gene encoding aminopeptidase N, protein MRDAAPQTIYLKDYTAFGWQVDSVELIFDLAPNKTRVRSRIAFAPNPDAPAQPFYLDGEALTLLSARIDGKDVSPTLTDRGLTCDVPEGSFVWEADVEIDPANNTTLNGLYMSNGMYCTQCEAQGFRKITYYPDRPDVMAVFTVTINGPHPVLLSNGNPVTQAGQSVQWHDPWPKPAYLFALVAGELVPHSDQFTTASGRDVTLNLYVRPGDEGKCAFGMDALKASMAWDEHVYGREYDLDLFNIVAVDDFNMGAMENKGLNIFNSSAVLASPETSTDMNFERIEAIIAHEYFHNWTGNRITCRDWFQLCLKEGLTVFRDSQFTSDLRSAPVKRIGDVIDLRARQFPEDQGPLAHPVRPESFQEINNFYTATVYEKGAEVIGMLKTLVGDDAYYKALDLYFERHDGDAATIEDWLQVFEDTTGRDLTQFKRWYGQAGTPRVAVRESWNEGTLTLHVTQTLAPSAATPAPAPQVIPLAVGLIAPDGREILPTQVLELVEAEQRFAFDDLEARPVVSILRGFSAPVVLDHPISTADRAHLLAHDTDPFNRWDAGRELARTSLMAMIREGRAPDSAYLAGIARVVTDDSLDPAYRALMLGLPSQSDLARALHDAGETPDPATIYDAVHRMKDALADTLGDRLSGLYADHQVTAPYHPDAAQSGARSFANSILSLITRRDAGTQAQAQFRDATNMTQQLAALANCIRAGAGDAPLAAFEAQWRDDRLVMDKWFGLQVLEAAPADAADTAHRLTEHPDFNWKNPNRFRSVFGSLTAHHAGFHHASGAGYRLLADWLIRLDPVNPQTAARMCAAFQTWRRYDADRQASIMAQLDRILAVDGLSADTTEMLSRIRSA, encoded by the coding sequence ATGCGCGACGCAGCCCCCCAGACGATTTATCTCAAGGACTATACGGCCTTCGGTTGGCAGGTGGACAGCGTTGAGCTGATCTTTGATCTTGCCCCGAACAAGACCCGCGTCCGCAGTCGCATCGCCTTTGCGCCCAACCCTGACGCTCCCGCACAACCCTTCTACCTCGACGGCGAGGCGCTGACGCTTTTGTCGGCAAGGATTGACGGGAAGGACGTATCGCCCACGCTCACCGATCGCGGGCTGACGTGCGACGTGCCCGAAGGATCATTCGTTTGGGAAGCCGACGTTGAAATTGACCCCGCAAACAATACCACCCTCAACGGGCTCTATATGTCGAACGGGATGTATTGCACGCAATGCGAGGCGCAGGGGTTTCGCAAGATCACCTATTACCCCGACCGCCCCGATGTCATGGCGGTGTTTACCGTCACCATCAACGGCCCGCATCCGGTGCTCCTGTCAAACGGCAACCCGGTCACTCAGGCCGGTCAATCGGTCCAGTGGCACGATCCATGGCCCAAACCGGCCTATCTGTTCGCGCTCGTGGCCGGCGAGCTGGTGCCGCATAGCGATCAATTCACAACCGCGTCCGGGCGCGATGTCACGCTCAACCTCTATGTCCGCCCGGGCGACGAAGGAAAATGCGCCTTCGGGATGGACGCGCTCAAGGCATCGATGGCGTGGGACGAACACGTGTACGGGCGCGAATACGATCTCGATCTCTTCAACATCGTGGCAGTAGACGACTTCAACATGGGCGCGATGGAAAACAAGGGGCTCAACATCTTCAACTCGTCGGCCGTGCTGGCCTCGCCCGAGACCTCGACCGACATGAATTTCGAACGCATCGAGGCGATCATCGCGCATGAATATTTCCACAACTGGACCGGTAACCGCATCACCTGCCGCGACTGGTTCCAACTGTGCCTCAAGGAAGGGCTGACGGTCTTCCGCGACAGCCAGTTCACGTCCGATCTGCGGTCCGCACCAGTCAAACGGATCGGCGACGTCATCGATCTGCGCGCGCGCCAGTTTCCCGAAGACCAGGGCCCGCTCGCCCACCCAGTGCGGCCAGAAAGCTTTCAGGAGATCAATAACTTCTACACCGCCACCGTCTACGAAAAGGGCGCCGAGGTCATTGGCATGCTCAAGACGCTGGTGGGCGATGACGCCTATTACAAAGCGCTCGACCTCTACTTTGAACGGCACGATGGGGACGCGGCCACCATCGAAGACTGGCTACAGGTCTTCGAAGACACGACGGGCCGCGATCTGACGCAATTCAAGCGGTGGTACGGGCAAGCGGGCACACCGCGCGTGGCGGTCCGCGAAAGCTGGAACGAGGGCACGCTGACGCTGCATGTCACGCAGACGCTCGCGCCAAGTGCTGCCACCCCCGCCCCCGCGCCGCAGGTCATTCCCCTTGCCGTTGGCCTGATCGCCCCCGATGGGCGCGAAATCCTTCCGACACAGGTGCTGGAACTGGTCGAGGCCGAGCAGAGATTTGCGTTCGACGATCTCGAGGCCCGACCAGTTGTGTCCATCCTGCGCGGGTTTTCCGCGCCCGTGGTGCTGGATCATCCGATCTCGACGGCTGATCGCGCCCATCTGCTCGCGCATGATACCGATCCGTTCAACCGCTGGGACGCAGGCCGCGAGCTGGCCCGGACATCACTCATGGCGATGATCCGCGAAGGCCGCGCGCCCGACAGCGCCTATCTGGCCGGAATCGCGCGCGTTGTGACCGACGACAGCCTTGATCCGGCCTACCGCGCCCTGATGCTGGGTCTGCCCAGCCAGTCCGATCTGGCGCGCGCCCTGCACGACGCGGGTGAGACACCCGATCCCGCCACGATCTACGATGCGGTCCACCGCATGAAGGATGCGCTTGCCGATACGCTCGGCGATCGGCTGTCCGGTCTTTACGCAGACCATCAGGTGACTGCGCCCTACCACCCCGACGCCGCACAATCGGGCGCGCGCAGTTTTGCCAACAGTATCCTGTCGTTGATCACCCGCCGTGATGCGGGAACACAGGCGCAGGCGCAGTTCCGGGACGCCACGAACATGACCCAACAACTCGCCGCGCTGGCCAATTGCATCAGGGCTGGCGCGGGGGATGCTCCCCTCGCCGCCTTCGAGGCGCAGTGGCGGGACGACCGGTTGGTCATGGACAAATGGTTCGGCCTTCAGGTGCTCGAAGCTGCCCCCGCGGATGCGGCAGATACTGCACACAGGTTGACCGAGCACCCCGATTTCAACTGGAAAAACCCCAACCGCTTCCGGTCGGTCTTCGGCAGCCTGACAGCCCATCACGCCGGTTTTCACCATGCTTCCGGCGCGGGATACCGCTTGCTGGCGGACTGGCTGATCCGGCTTGATCCCGTCAATCCGCAGACGGCCGCCCGCATGTGCGCCGCCTTCCAGACGTGGCGGCGCTATGACGCGGATCGGCAAGCGTCCATCATGGCGCAGCTCGACCGTATCCTCGCGGTTGACGGGCTCAGCGCGGACACGACAGAAATGCTCAGCCGCATCCGGTCCGCATGA
- a CDS encoding SDR family NAD(P)-dependent oxidoreductase, which yields MTLAGKHALVTGGGTGIGLGIARMLAEQGAQVTITGRRQSVLDDVAGDTLHGVAMDVRNEDEVVDTIAAAVASRGPIQICVPNAGIATGKAAHKTDMAFWRDMMATNLDGAFLTIRESLKSMRETDWGRVVAVSSMAGLRGLPGAACYTASKHGMIGLIRALSEEYLGKPYTFNALCPGYVDTEIITRNTASISERAGIPQDQARKMMVEANRHKRLVTVDEVTAAAAFLVGPASGSINGQSLPIAGGQM from the coding sequence ATGACACTGGCAGGAAAACACGCGTTGGTCACCGGCGGCGGCACCGGTATCGGTCTGGGCATTGCCAGAATGCTGGCAGAGCAAGGCGCGCAGGTGACAATCACCGGGCGGCGGCAATCGGTTCTTGACGATGTGGCAGGCGACACGCTGCACGGCGTTGCAATGGACGTGCGAAACGAGGACGAGGTGGTCGACACCATCGCCGCCGCAGTCGCCTCGCGCGGGCCGATCCAAATTTGCGTACCGAATGCCGGCATCGCCACGGGCAAAGCTGCGCACAAGACGGACATGGCGTTCTGGCGCGATATGATGGCGACCAATCTGGACGGGGCGTTCCTGACGATCCGCGAAAGCCTGAAATCCATGCGCGAGACGGATTGGGGGCGTGTGGTCGCGGTAAGCTCGATGGCCGGTCTGCGCGGGCTGCCGGGGGCGGCGTGCTATACCGCTTCCAAACATGGCATGATTGGCCTGATCCGCGCCCTGAGCGAGGAATATCTCGGCAAGCCCTATACCTTCAATGCGCTCTGCCCCGGTTATGTCGATACCGAAATTATCACCCGAAATACCGCCTCCATTTCCGAACGTGCGGGCATCCCGCAGGATCAGGCCCGCAAGATGATGGTCGAAGCGAACCGGCACAAACGGCTGGTCACCGTCGATGAAGTCACCGCCGCGGCGGCATTTCTCGTGGGCCCTGCATCGGGCAGCATCAACGGCCAGAGCCTCCCGATCGCGGGCGGCCAGATGTAG
- a CDS encoding isoprenylcysteine carboxylmethyltransferase family protein: MGLLKANGMTLQKMFDLPPVWLAGALVLVWAVARVTSPDSPHPAAMLVGAVLVGAGVALMVAAIAAFRRHDTTVVPHQTPDALITDGIFAWTRNPIYLGDVLVLAGAVCGWAAWAAVPVIPAFIWIVQRRFIAPEEARMKQSFGAAFAAYVEKTGRWV; the protein is encoded by the coding sequence ATGGGTCTTTTGAAAGCGAACGGCATGACGCTGCAGAAGATGTTCGATCTGCCGCCTGTCTGGCTTGCGGGCGCGCTGGTGCTGGTGTGGGCCGTGGCACGGGTCACGTCGCCGGACAGTCCGCATCCGGCAGCCATGCTGGTTGGGGCCGTACTGGTGGGCGCAGGCGTTGCGTTGATGGTTGCGGCCATCGCGGCATTTCGAAGGCACGATACGACCGTGGTGCCGCACCAGACGCCGGACGCGTTGATCACCGACGGCATTTTTGCGTGGACGCGCAATCCGATCTATCTGGGTGATGTGCTGGTGCTGGCCGGAGCGGTCTGCGGGTGGGCAGCATGGGCCGCGGTGCCGGTGATTCCCGCTTTCATCTGGATTGTTCAAAGACGCTTTATTGCGCCCGAAGAAGCGCGCATGAAACAAAGTTTCGGGGCCGCATTCGCGGCATACGTCGAAAAAACCGGCAGATGGGTCTGA
- a CDS encoding DUF2256 domain-containing protein — MAKHRKKSELPTKICATCGRPFAWRKKWATVWDEVRYCSERCKRARNRSDTE; from the coding sequence ATGGCCAAGCATCGCAAGAAATCCGAATTGCCGACGAAAATATGCGCAACCTGCGGCCGTCCATTTGCGTGGCGCAAGAAATGGGCCACGGTTTGGGACGAGGTCCGCTACTGCTCCGAGCGCTGCAAGCGCGCGCGGAACAGGTCCGATACGGAGTGA
- a CDS encoding malate synthase G has product MTRTERNGLQVDTTLADFIEDRALAGLDVAADQFWSGFSSLVHEMGPRNRALLQKRADIQQKIDAWHADHAGQPHDADAYTAFLREIGYLVDEGADFSIETENVDPEIASTPGPQLVVPITNARFALNAANARWGSLYDAYYGTDALGDLPAGKGYDAERGKRVVARAKAFLDDAVPLVSGSHTQLVGYRIENGALQGVMLNGSDWRGAGSTAVQEAGRDSAPPVHNGIPLADPAQFAGYTGDAEAPSAVLLRNNGLHVEIRIDPEHEIGKSDPAHVSDVVLEAAISTIMDCEDSVAAVDAEDKVVAYANWLGLMRGDLQETFEKGGKQVTRKMNPDCSYTAPDRGTLTLKGRSLMLVRNVGHLMTNPAILDRDGAEVGEGLMDAMITTLIAMHDLGRAGGNSQTGSVYVVKPKMHGPEEVAFTDEIFGHVEAALGLPANTVKLGIMDEERRTSVNLKECIRAAKSRVAFINTGFLDRTGDEIHTSMQAGPMVPKGDMKSAAWISAYEDRNVDIGLACGLKGRAQIGKGMWAMPDRMEEMLEVKIGHPKAGATCAWVPSPTAATLHAMHYHSVDVMARQDEIAAGGARGTLEDLLTIPVLGGRNLSDAEITREIENNAQGILGYVVRWVDQGVGCSKVPDINDVGLMEDRATCRISAQALANWLHHGVVSRDQVMDGMKKMAEVVDRQNAGDPAYVAMAPSFDGIAFKAACDLVFEGAAQPSGYTEPVLHARRLELKAAS; this is encoded by the coding sequence ATGACACGCACCGAACGTAATGGATTGCAGGTCGACACGACGCTGGCCGATTTCATCGAGGATCGCGCCTTGGCCGGGCTGGATGTGGCGGCCGATCAGTTCTGGTCCGGTTTTTCGTCGCTTGTCCACGAAATGGGCCCGAGGAACCGTGCGCTTTTGCAAAAGCGCGCCGATATTCAGCAGAAAATTGACGCGTGGCACGCCGACCATGCAGGCCAGCCGCATGACGCGGACGCCTATACCGCCTTTCTGCGTGAAATCGGCTATCTGGTCGACGAAGGCGCGGATTTCAGCATCGAGACCGAGAATGTCGATCCAGAGATCGCGTCGACCCCCGGGCCGCAGTTGGTGGTACCGATCACCAATGCCCGATTTGCGCTCAATGCCGCGAACGCGCGGTGGGGATCGCTGTATGATGCGTATTACGGCACCGATGCGCTGGGTGATTTGCCCGCAGGCAAAGGATATGACGCGGAGCGCGGCAAACGCGTCGTGGCGCGGGCGAAGGCGTTTCTGGATGACGCGGTGCCGCTCGTGTCGGGCAGCCATACGCAGCTTGTCGGTTACCGGATCGAAAACGGCGCGCTGCAAGGCGTGATGCTGAACGGCTCCGACTGGCGAGGGGCAGGCTCCACCGCCGTTCAGGAGGCCGGGCGCGACAGCGCGCCACCGGTTCACAATGGCATTCCGCTCGCGGACCCCGCACAATTTGCGGGCTATACAGGCGACGCAGAAGCGCCCTCTGCGGTGCTGCTGCGCAACAACGGCCTGCATGTTGAAATCCGCATTGATCCGGAGCACGAAATCGGGAAATCCGACCCCGCGCACGTGAGTGACGTTGTTCTGGAAGCCGCGATATCGACGATCATGGACTGCGAGGACAGTGTTGCGGCCGTGGATGCCGAGGACAAGGTCGTGGCCTATGCCAACTGGCTGGGGCTGATGCGGGGCGATTTGCAGGAAACTTTCGAAAAGGGTGGCAAGCAGGTCACACGCAAGATGAACCCCGATTGCAGCTATACCGCGCCCGATCGCGGCACGCTGACGCTCAAGGGCCGGTCGCTCATGCTGGTGCGGAATGTCGGACACCTGATGACCAACCCCGCGATCCTTGACCGCGACGGTGCCGAGGTCGGCGAAGGGCTGATGGATGCGATGATCACCACGTTGATCGCCATGCATGATCTTGGCCGCGCGGGCGGCAATTCGCAGACCGGTTCGGTTTATGTGGTGAAGCCAAAGATGCACGGCCCCGAAGAGGTTGCATTTACAGACGAGATTTTCGGCCACGTCGAGGCGGCGCTGGGCCTGCCGGCGAATACCGTCAAGCTGGGCATCATGGATGAGGAACGGCGCACGAGCGTGAACCTGAAGGAATGTATCCGCGCGGCCAAGTCGCGTGTGGCGTTTATCAACACCGGGTTCCTTGATCGTACCGGCGACGAGATCCACACCTCGATGCAGGCCGGACCGATGGTGCCGAAGGGGGACATGAAGAGTGCCGCGTGGATTTCGGCCTATGAGGATCGCAACGTCGATATCGGTCTGGCGTGCGGTCTGAAGGGGCGTGCGCAGATCGGCAAGGGCATGTGGGCGATGCCGGACCGCATGGAAGAGATGCTGGAGGTCAAGATCGGCCATCCCAAGGCGGGGGCGACCTGTGCCTGGGTCCCGTCGCCAACCGCGGCCACATTGCACGCGATGCATTACCACAGCGTCGACGTCATGGCGCGGCAGGACGAGATTGCGGCGGGTGGTGCGCGCGGCACGCTTGAGGATCTGCTGACCATCCCGGTGCTGGGCGGTCGCAACCTGAGTGACGCCGAGATAACCCGCGAAATCGAAAACAACGCGCAAGGCATTCTGGGATATGTGGTGCGTTGGGTCGATCAGGGGGTCGGATGTTCAAAAGTACCGGACATCAATGACGTGGGCCTGATGGAGGACCGAGCCACCTGCCGGATCTCGGCGCAGGCGCTCGCAAACTGGCTGCATCACGGCGTCGTCTCGCGCGATCAGGTGATGGACGGCATGAAGAAGATGGCCGAGGTCGTCGACCGTCAGAACGCGGGCGATCCGGCCTATGTTGCGATGGCCCCGTCCTTTGACGGCATCGCGTTCAAGGCCGCTTGCGATCTGGTGTTCGAAGGTGCAGCCCAGCCGTCGGGATATACAGAGCCCGTGTTGCATGCACGCCGGTTGGAATTGAAAGCCGCAAGTTAG